aaactcccactactcccgctctggagcagatggctgaccagaatcaggctccagcagtcccgccagttggggtagttcagctagttgttgaggcacagaccggtgataggcccgccatgtcttttgaggccttattgagactggataagtttactaagctctttccggttcacttcagtggtacaccttctgaggacctacaggattatcttgaacgcttccacgaggtgctgtgaaacatgggtatagttgagaccaatggggttgattttgctgtatttcagatgacgggatccgccaagaggtggtggagagatattacattgaccagaccaatcggatcgcctgcacttacctgggagcagttctctcaactatttctggagaagttcctccctatcacactgagagaggaatttcgcaagcaatttgagcatctacatcagggcagtatgactgttactcagtatgagtcccgttttgtagatttggcctgccatgctctccttttactacctatggagggggagagagtgaggaggtttattgagggactcactcaccctatcagacttcagatggccaaggagaccggaagtgagatttcttttcaggcggctgctaatgtcgcaaggaggatcgagatggttcttgcacaggagagagggcagaggtccgataagaggccttttcagttcggtggtttcagtggtgcctcatctggaggcaggggtaattttggtaggggtcatcctcccagaccatttcattcatcACTCCATGCATATCCCAGTGCTTCAGGGAGTTAcgatcctattatgccttactctggatAACCgacattcagtgcacattcaactTCTATCAGTGCTTCAGCACTCCAGAGTTATTACAGCGTTTATCCGGCCTATTTGGGtcaacttcagcttcagcagccacgacatcaggatgggtgttatgagtgtggaaacattggtcacatcaagaggtattgccctagattggcgagtaacagatctcggcaagattctcgtgccatcataccggcaccggttgcttcaccgcctactcagccagctagaggtaagggtcaggcagctagaggtggaggtcaggccattagaggtggaggtcagaccgttagaggtggaggccagccagttagaggccgtcccagagacacagttcagagtggtgaggcccagccccgattttatgcttttccaactaggcctgaggccgagtcatctgatactgtgatcacaggtattattccagtttgccatagagatgcttcagttctatttgatctaggatctacatattcctatgtgtcctcctattttgcttcatatttggttgtgccttgtgattctctaagtgtttctgtgtgtgtatctataccggtgggagactctgttgtagtagatcatgtctatcatttgtgtgtggttgctattggtaatcttgagactagtgtggatcttctacttcttgatatggtagatctTGATGTCATGTTGGGTATGAattggttgtccccttatcatgttatattggattgtcatgccaagacagtgaccctagctatgccgaggtttcctcaattagagtggaaaggaactcctgatcattctgccagtagggttatttcttatatgaaaactcggcgtatggtagagaaagggtgtctaacttatttggcttataatcgtgatcccagtgcggatgtcccttctatggactcagtatcAGTTGTTTATGAATTTCCAGAattatttcctgcagatttgccagggatgccacccgacagagatattgacttctgtattgatttggctccgggcactcagcccatttctattccaccataccgtatggccccgccagagttgaaagaattgaaagagcagttacaagacttgcttgatcagggattcattagacccagtgtctcgccctggggtgcatcaatattatttgtaaagaagaaagatggctctatgcggatgtgtatagactatcggcagttgaacaaggacactatcaaaaacaaatatcctctgccaagaattgatgacttatttgatcagcttcagggtgccaaggtattttcgaagatcgatttgaggtctggttaccatcagttgaagattagggcctcTGATGTCCGtaaaacagcttttcgaactcggtatgggcattgtgaattcctagtgatgtcatttggattgacaaatgccccaataatatttatggatttgatgaatcggtgttcaagccttatttggattcttttgtggttgtattcattgatgatatcttgatttactccagcagtcgagaggaacatgatcagcatcttcgaagtgtgcttcacaccttgaagaataatcagctATATgacaagttttcaaaatgtgagttttggttagactcagttacctttttggggcatgttgtatcggcagaaggcataaaggtggatcctaagaagattgaggctgttcagaattggcctagacctacttcagttacagagatccggagtttcctgggtttagcaggttattatcgtcggttcgtggaaggattttcatctatagcaagcccattgaccagattgacccagaaaggtgtcccatttagatggtcagacgagtgtgagttgagctttcagaagctcaagaccgctttgactacgacgccagtgttggtattacccacaggttcaggatcgtatatggtatattgtgatgcatctcacattgggcttggtgcagtattaatgcaagatggcaaggtaattgcatatatGTTGCgtcagttgaaagttcacgagaagaattatcatgttcatgacttagaattggcagccattgttcatgtgctgaagatttggaggcattacctctacggtgcggcacggtgatgccaaacaggttgctgtggggcaagatggggttctgcgaatgcagggtcgtatttgtgtgcctattgcggatgggcttcgtgaattaattctggaagaagcacacagtttcaagtattctattcatccaggtaccgccaaaatgtatcaagatttgtggcaactttattggtggaggagaatgaaaaaggatatagttgaatATGtcgctcggtgtctgaattgtcagcaagttaagtaaaagcattagagacctggtggtttgcttcagaagttagaaattcctaagtggaaatgggagcgtatcactatggattttgttgttgggctcccaaggactcagagaaaatttgacgcagtttgggtcattatggacaggttgaccaagtcagcacatttcattccactggcagttacctattcttcagagaggttagctgaaatttacattcgtgagattgtccgccttcacggtgtgcccgtgtctattatttcagatcgaggtacgcagtttacctcacatttctggagggctgtacaacgtgagttaggcacgcgggtggagttgagtacaacatttcatccacagacagacggacagtcagagcgaactattcagatattggaagatatgctccgcgcttgtgttatagactttggagattcttgggatcatttctttccacttacagagtttgcttataataatagctaccagtcgaacattcagatggctccatatgaggcattatacggaaggcgatgccaatcgccagttggttggtttgaaccgggagaggctcgattgttgggtaccgatttggtacaggatgccttggataaggtcaagattattgaggatcaacttcgcacagctcagtctaggaaaaagagttatgtcgactgtaaagttcgtgatattgcattcatggttggagaaagaatattgctctgggtttcacctatgaaaggtgtaatgaggttcggaaagaagggcaagttgagccctaggtatatcagaccctttgcaattcttgaaagggtgagtgaagtagcctacaggcttgcattaccacctagtttatcagcggttcatccggtgttccatgtgtctatgctccggaaatatcatggtaatccgtctcatgtgttagatttcagctcagtccaattgaacaaagatttgacttacgaggaggagccggtggctattctagccaggcaggtccgacagttgaggtctaagagttatccttcagttcgggtgcaatggagaggttagctggtagaggcatctacctgggagtccgagtcagacatgcggagtaaatatccacaccttttctccagctcaggtacttttttctaactccgttcgaggacgaacgtttgttttagaggtggagaatctgatgacccaaaatatcatctttaaatttaataagtaattatgtattctaagacctcaaaaagtaccatgtatcattcctcgacttacgtgcgcagtccgtaaaattttctgaaaagttttcatgtgaaaaacggattaaaatgtgaaatagagctttaaaactcaattgagttgactttggtcaacatttttagcaaacagacctgGATGAgtgttttgggacttggacgtatcgtgatttggaacttggacgtatgcccagaatcgaattccgaggtcactagctcgagatatggaattttgatgaaacattaaaagcttgaaagcttaatgatttttaagaaattactgatgcaGGATTTATTAAACtcggtctgtattttggttccgcaGCCCGGCATAGGtcccactataatatttatgacttgtttgccgaatttggtgagaatcagagttgatttgacgtgattcagacgtccgattgtaaaaatataagttttaaagttttcttgaaaatttcctttgatttggtgtctgattcgtagttctaggtgttattttggcgatttgatcgcgcgagcaaatttgtatgatgttttaggacttgtgtgcatgtttggtttggagccctgagggctcgggtgagtttcgtataggctacgggatgattttgaacttagaaaatctggttttttgaGCTTTTGTTGTCATCTGGTGCattatgcttcgcgatcgcgaagccattgcTGCAATCGTGAAGAGTAAATTGTAAGTAGTgactttacccttcgcgttcgcgaagataggcaCGCGATGGTGGAAGGTAAACTCCCAGGGCACTGCGAACGCAAGGGACcagatgcgatcgcgtagaaggaaggaaGGCAGGAGCTAGGCACGTAaattgtgcttcgtgatcgcatgagcatttatgcgatcgcgtaaggctggAAAAATGTACTCCACGATCGCATGAGCATTTACGCAATCGCGTAGAGCTAAAAGTCTGGGCAGCCAAaatgttcttcacgatcgcgaagccattcccgcgatcgcgaagagtaaaatgaacctgggcaaaagttgttctatgcgatcgcgaacgaatttccgtgatcgcgatgagtaaaaatcccagaaacagaacttaagttctgtaaatggggtttcgacccattttcaactcttttccatttttgagctcgagtaaggcgattcttgggccaTTTTCacaggaaaatattggggtaagtgttccttatcctctattgattatatttcatgatttcatactcatttatatcataaatccgtgaatttatggaagaaaagtcagatttttataaaatcttccaaaaatgaataattaagatttgaaggttcatttgatatcggaattggataatttttgtatggttgaactcgtagcggaatgggtgttcgaatttcgcgagtttttcagggatttgagatgtgggtcccactgtcgaatatgtAAATgaaattcggatttttatccgaaaaattagtaaattcatatagaattaattcttatgattagtattgaatatatcgaattgtttgtgaatagatttgaagctttcggagataaatttaaaaggaaaaattgtggttgaataattgattggaatttacaaagcgaggtaagtgtcgtggttaaccttgacttgagggaatagaacccttaaattatttgttatgtgaatttcatgtgaatgacgtataggcgaggtgacgagtgtctatacgtcgtcaaattaattgtttgcctgcttacttgaaaaatcataaattgttttaaatcataaattaattattataataattgtttctctcctattctttgtcaaatattaattcttgaattcatgcattaattgttgcatgctatttgaattatgtgttttaattgttatttgacatttagtatattaaatattaaactacctaaTTTCTTattgattttcataataaattattatttgtcattgtttggttcataaataaattataattattatgtgccttgatgcttaataatttctcattagATGTGATATTTATTAGAGTAagttttattacatttatgagtcgtttaaaattatattggaggaacgggttgcacgccgcaacggaaatgaaagtatatatatatatatatatatatatatatatatatattgggggatcggattgcacgccgcaatagacttatttaaaagtcaatattgagggatcggattgcacgccgcaacagaacttatttaaaagtctatatatatatttgattgaaataaatatatgacagacttgattaaaaggaatatatatatatatatatatatatatatatatatatatatatatatatatgggaaagcgggttgcacgctgcaactgaattaagtgtgaatatattgtgagagcgggttgcacgctacaaaagaattggttgaaatgataatggattatgactgctgagttggcttcaattattataaatgaggtcacctgttttatttctattatttgttgttgtcattaatattgcgtacaggttaatgtaagtgaaccgccttagcctcgtctctacttcatcgaggttaggctcagcacttaccagtacatggggtcggttgtactgatactacactctgcacttcttgtgcagatttcagagttggtcccagcggcttaccatagacttgctcggatttcagctattcggaggagacttgaggtataactgcatggcgtcgaagtccccgtctattttattttagctgtgtgtttattttcagacagctttattttattcagacttttatttgtatttattctagaagctcgtgcacttgtgacactaattctgggatggtatttagacaccgttgtttttatggattattcactatatttcaaactttgcttccgcatttgtttctttgattattaataatttaaaaaataattaatattattctaacgttggcttgcctagcaagtgaaatgttaggcgccatcactgtccgaaggtaggaatttcggatcgtgacatatCTGCAAGCCAGAAAGAATAAAAACTAATGGAACCATATGCAGAACTCCAATAGTACCAAAAGTAATTAAATAGAAGTAGATCTCGATACAAAAAGTTTACTAAAAAAGAAAGAGTGAAGAAGGAAGACATTACCAATTAATGATGATAGATGCTGATGTTTTGCTCCAATTACACAAAAAATGATTCGCTTCCAATTTTTAAGCGAATCTACAAGAAAGTGAAGCCAAGTGACTAAAAGATTGAAATTTTGGTGACGACATATAATGAAAACACAGTCCAACATCATTTTCCCTATTAAAATATGAAGAGAGCAAAAAGTGAAGATTattatacagtcaaacctctctataacagcctaATTCGTTTCGAATGTTTTTGGCTACTATAGTGAAGTGCTGTTATAGatgacatatattataacatattaTAATATTCGGTTCCGAGAATAACTCAggttttatagtgaatgactattatataaggatgttgttatagagaggtctgactgaATTTGAAGTAGATATTATAGATCAAAATTTCTAAATATTGTACAAATGCCTGATAAACTAACTATAGAAAGAGTAAAACATCTCATTAATTCAATCATTGTTCTGGATTGACCATACTGCAAGGTTTATAATATATAAACCTGACAAAAAATGTTTTAAGGAAAGCTAAAGCGGGACTACATAAGAGTTTGAATAATAAATTATCAGTGATAATTATTATGCTCCTATCAAATTATTTAACTCTTCCACAGAAAATTCTAATTAGCAAAATGTCAAGCTTTAATCGAgcaaaaatgtatatttttggttATGAGAAATCCAACTTAAGCCGATATACAAATTGCCAAAACATAATAACCGGTGAAAAGGGTGTCGTTTGCGCAGTATATATACCATGAAAcacataaatagaaaaagagtgtACCTTCTCGAAATCTATTGAAGGATCCATGGTGCAATCGAATTGTGCTTTTTCGCTGTTGCTGGTCCTTTTCATGTTCTCCTTTGCTATTCAATGATGATTATGATGAACGTTAGTATGCCTTGAATTTTAAGCATTATTCCGTAGGTTCATCGCTAATTACAGATCTTTAATCGAAAAGAGGGAAGAGAGATTACTGTTCGAAATTGCCATTATAATTAATGAAAGGAAAAAGACACGGTTTGGTTGAATTTGATCGGCTGCCATTATCAACGAAGGAAGTAGAAACGgtttgtttaagaaggttaaTCGGTGGCTTTTCTTTGGGTTTTATTGGTTAATTAATGAGGTAATTGGGTAAAATATTGGAGAAAATCCCATAAAACGGAGAAAAATGGAAAAGGCAATTGCTGGTCAATGAGTCATGCCACGTCACCGGgcttacttttctttttagtctttccaaaaaatatcatcttttgatatttaaaaaaattaactttaaatttttcttttactcTTAACGAgatgatttataaccacacaaatattttagatcacaagtttcaaatttttttctttttcttaaattaCTTGCCTAGTCAAACGatgtcacataaattggaacaaagTGAATATTATTTTCCTAGTGTAGGGTTTTCTTAATTTATCTAATTTGAAGGAGGGGTCCCAAAGGCAAGTATGAAACACTACTTATCTTATGACTGTTATTGGCCTACAATAATGGAGGGTCAATAATGTTAGAAAGAACATGGATGAAGGATTTTCTCAATTAATAAATTGGAGCTAGATCTTACGTTGCAATCTAAAATAGGTAAATATCAGTCAACAATTTACATTCAAAGTGATCAACAAAATAAACATAAAATCTTTGGAGATTATCATACAAACAATAGAGACAAAAATATTTATTCCTAACTACGTGAGCATTAATTGGTAGGCAGAGTTATCCTATACATATACCGATAAACGGTAACAAGTATATGATAAATAATTGAGATACAAGTAAGTTGGTTCGGACaccattattataaaaataaaagtattaCAACCTAAAAGTTTCATTTGTAATTACACTATTTTAGTAATTACTGTCAAATTTAATCTATTATCCTTAACAATAATGAGAGAAAAATGACTGTCTGACTGTCTATCGAGGAAAATCTAAATTGGGCAGTCCTTGccaaaaaataaagagagaaaaaaatttaGATTTGGTGGTTCGTACATTAGCCATTACTCTCTGCATATATAAACCTGTGCATTAATACAGAGTATTCCTGCATAACTACCTTATAAATAATACAGAGTATTAATACAGAAGTTCAATGGAAAGATCTGAGCGGAAAAGTAGTGATGGTGACAGGGCGTCCTCAGGAATTGGGCGAGAGTTGTGTCTCGACTTGGCGAAAGCCGGCTGCAGCATCATTGCTGCTGCTCGTCGTGCTGACAGGCTCAAATCTCTCTACGACGAGATCAATTTACAGGGCCCCACCCCGTGCATTCGCCATGGAGCTTGACATCACCGCCGACGGTGCTACCATTAAGGCCCCCGTACAAATAGCTTGGGACGCCTTCGGAGGTATCGATGCCTTGGTTAACAATGCCGGAGTTAGAGGTTGTGTATTATAAGCTTCTATATTAGTACTTGTTGATAGTAATTACTCCTCCCGTCCCATTGATGTTGTTTGACAATGAAgaaaagacttttaaaatttaaggtCCAAAATAAGTTATAGATATTTTTTTAGTTATAAATCATCTTACTAAAgataaaatgagaagtttaaatTAAAGTTACTCCTAAATAATTTCTAAATATTGGAAGATACCATTCTAATATTTATTCTTACCTGCAAGCATAAGTAAGATCAATCCTAGTTGGTCAGTCCCCCATGATATGGCTTCTTGCTTTTTATTGGTACAGATCGAAAAAGAAAGTGTATCATATAAATTTGGACAAATTAAattacataatttaaaaattttctTGGCTATTATTTATTTTGTCATATATATGCCTTATATATGCATAGGTAGTGTGAGCTCTTCGGTGGATTTTTCGGAGGATGAGCGGAACCATACCTTTAATACAAACCTAAGAGGGGCATGGTTGGTTTCCAAATATGTTTGTAGGCGAATGCGCGATGCTAAACAAGGCGGAGGATCTGTAATTAGTACTTCTTCAGCTGCTGCTTTGAATCGGGTAGTGTATCCGGGGAGTCTTGCTTACACTTCTTCAAATATGGCGCTTGACATGCTCACTAAGGTACGTACTTATGTACTAGCTAGTGTTAGTAGCAGAGCCTACTGTTAAAATTATACTGTGCCAATAGAGTAAAAAAACTTAAATAATGACAAGCAGATGATGGCCGTTGAATTGTGAGTAGACAAGATTAGAGTGAACTCAATTGATGGGTCCATCTCATTCAAAAGTCAAAATAATAGTCATGTGTctaaggaaaatatttggctgagaatttctttggtttgatAGCTAACTTTCTTGAATATTTTTGGTTTGGTACtcaactttgttgaatttctttggtttggtagccaactttgttgaattgtgtgTTACATctaagtttcaatgatgacaatTGTGCAAAACTAAATCCTATCTACTTTGATTGTAAGAGGAAATGAGATCAAAGAAAAGTTAGTAATGCTAAATCAAAGGAGACGATGCTAGGACAAGAAGCTAAAAAAAAGGAAACCAAATCACAGAAGATTCAGCAGAAGCTCAAGCCAAGAAGACCAAGAAGGAAGGACGGAAGCAATGGGAGACAATTTGAGTGGGAAACACAACATAGTGGGAGACAATTGGAAGTGCTGCTCCTTTCTTTGATAAAACATGAAGCACTCCTTGGATTAATTAATCTACCCCACAAAATGGAGACAATTTGAAGTGTTGCTCATTTCCTCAATAAAGCATGGAGCATTCGACATGGAACAGAGCACTCCTTGGATTAATAAATCTAGCCCATCTCTCTTGAAGGAATCAAAAACACCTTTCTGGAATGAAATACCAATACACAACAATACTCGCCTATAAAATATGGCAAACTCAAGGATTGAATTATGCAACTACAAATACTGTCttctaagtctctctagttcttAATACAAGCACTGTATTCTTAAGTCTACAAGTGTCATAAAAGATAGAAAGAGTTAGAATACAAAAGAGAGTTGTGTCAATATCCAGAAATTATTGTTGCTAAACATTGTTGCTGGTGAACGAGATAAAACCATCACTATTGTAATTATTTATCAAGATCTAAGAGAACCATTGTGACCCAAGAAAAACTGGACGTAAGTACCACACCGgtaccgaaccagtataaaaactgTTGTGTCTCATTTTGCTTTCAATTCATTGCATTCTTCTCTATCTTATCAATGTATTGTACGAAAACTAGTCGACTAAACTCAAACTTAGTCAACTAAGTTTTAATAGTCCACAATTCACTCCCCCCTCCCCTtttactttcaattggtatcagagccaggctCACAAACTTTGCTTAAAAGCTAGTGAGGAAAAGATCATGGGATCAAACACAGTCGTCGGTGCATTATTTCAAGAAAGAACCTCTCATGTATGACCTCCATATTTCAACGGACAATATTTTTCTCACTGGAAAGTTCGTATGGAAACATACACTATATCATATGACATCAAAGTTTGGCATGTTATCAAAATGGGAAATCTCCCAATTCCACCAAAGAAAGATGCAAATGATCAAGTCATTATATCAACTGATCCACTTGACTTAGATTATTACACTCATGAACAAGCTATTGTTATAACTGTGAATGCCAAAGCAAAAAATCTACTGTATAATGCTATCAGTGGAGAAAAGTATGACAAGGTTCCAAGCTGTGAAACTGCCAAGGAAATGTGGGATAAATTGGAGATCACATTTGAAGGAACCAACAAGTTAAAAGAAACAAGGATCAATCTTCTAGTTCATGACTATGAGCTATTTCAAATGAAGGATGGAGAATTAGTGAAAGAAATATTCTCCAGGTTCAGCAAAATCCTTGGAGATCTAAAATCCTTTAGTAGGCCAATAAAGAGCGAAGAACAGGTCAGAAAAATCCTTAGAAGTCTACCCACAATTTGGCAGCCCAAGGTTATTGCTCTAGAATGTCAGGACCTTGATAAAATGTCTTATGATGAACTTAGAGGTGATCTAATTACCTTTGAGAAAACTCACTTGGACAGGcaaattcaacaataaaagaagaaaacagtAGCCTTTAAAACAACTGTGGTTGAACCAGAAaatgaagaggaagaggaaggagGAGAACGGGATGAAAATATAGCCATGCTTTCCCAAGTTGTAGCAAGCATGATGAGAAAGAACAGATATAGCAGAAGAGGAAAATCAAACTTCAGAAAAGGAAGGACaaataatgaaaatgataaaaatgatggAAGATGCTATGAATGTAGAAAACATGGACACATTCAAGCTGATTGTCCTGTATTAAAGAAGAAACTCAACaggaaccttcaaaagaagaagtTTTTTGGAGCTTGGAGTGATGAAGAAGAATCTGACCATGAAGAAATTGCAAATATGTGTTTCATGGCCATTAAAGAAGATAGCAATGAGGACTCAGGAGAGCTTGGGCTCATGAAAGACAAAGGAGTAGATGAGGAAGAAGGCTCAGGTGAACTTGGTCTTATGGAAGACGAGGGAACCAATGAGGTACGTCTTCCTACGTGTCCCAACTATTAAGAACTTCAAGAATTTGTTGATATTGCTCTTGCATATATTGAAAAAGTTTTAAATGAACTCAGAAAAAtccaaagagaaaaaaaagactGGGCCTTGAAGCTAGAAGTTTGTGAAATTGAGCGTGACATGCTTCAAGATAAAGTAAATGACTTCAACTTCAACTGAATGGATTATAAAAATCCACTAGTCATAGTTTCGTCAAATCAAATCAGATTACGCCTCATAACTCTTTGATTAGAACTAGAAACTCCCATGCATGCTCTAACTGTGGTAAAAATGGTCACAACACTAAC
This region of Nicotiana tabacum cultivar K326 unplaced genomic scaffold, ASM71507v2 Un00439, whole genome shotgun sequence genomic DNA includes:
- the LOC107773831 gene encoding short-chain dehydrogenase reductase 2a-like → MVTGRPQELGESCVSTWRKPAAASLLLLVVLTGSNLSTTRSIYRAPPRAFAMELDITADGATIKAPVQIAWDAFGGIDALVNNAGVRGSVSSSVDFSEDERNHTFNTNLRGAWLVSKYVCRRMRDAKQGGGSVISTSSAAALNRVVYPGSLAYTSSNMALDMLTKRK
- the LOC142179243 gene encoding uncharacterized protein LOC142179243 — translated: MGNLPIPPKKDANDQVIISTDPLDLDYYTHEQAIVITVNAKAKNLLYNAISGEKYDKVPSCETAKEMWDKLEITFEGTNKLKETRINLLVHDYELFQMKDGELVKEIFSRFSKILGDLKSFSRPIKSEEQVRKILRSLPTIWQPKVIALECQDLDKMSYDELRENEEEEEGGERDENIAMLSQVVASMMRKNRYSRRGKSNFRKGRTNNENDKNDGRCYECRKHGHIQADCPVLKKKLNRNLQKKKFFGAWSDEEESDHEEIANMCFMAIKEDSNEDSGELGLMKDKGVDEEEGSGELGLMEDEGTNESPNSMEEHLPLETNKKNVIGVGKVPLSSTCDVHKVYLIDELGYNLLSISKLCDNDYEVHFKKHDWFIEDKSGKVILSGNRNMNAYTISNVDSLGNQICLASVIDDPWVWHRKLEHASMYTIQKLSKHDLVIGLPKLDFSKDHICDECQL